Genomic segment of Nitrospirota bacterium:
GCCCCCATGCCCGCCTGCTCAAACCGGAGGCGGGCAAGCTCAAGGAGAGCGTCATCGCCCTCTATCCTCTTCTCGAAGAGTCCCGCCACACGGGGTATCGGCCAGCGAGAGAAAACGACGTCTCCGCTTTTCATCTCCCGAGGCCCCCTATCCCCTGCTGGGCCCTTGACTGGAGAAAATAAACGTCGTCGCCCACCACGGCGCCCTCGATGTCCTGGGGCCTGCCGAACGCCCTCTCCATGAGGAGCGCGCCCCGGAGGAGACGGCGGCCAAGGGCGCTCCGATACGCCCCGTCGGTGGTCAGGGGAACCCTGGAGTAGTCCACCACGCCCCGCCCCGGTCCTCCCTCGGCGGCAAAAAGGGCGCGGCTCATGTCGGCGAAGGAAAGCATCCTTACCTCCCCGGACCGGCGAAGGCAGAGCATCCTGTAGGGGGAACCCTCCACCCGGGCCGATGCCAGCGTCTCGCCCGGGCCCGGGACAAGCTCGACGTACATTTCAGAGGCTTTGCCGCTTATGGGGTTTACGGTGTTGATGATAAAGGAGAGGTCCGGGACGAGCATGGGCTGGATGAAGACCGCCATGTGGACGCGGTCCGAGGGAATACGGGCATCCTTCCGGGCCAGAACGGCCCGCCCGGTCCAGAGCGATGCCCACACCTGCCGGATGGCGGTGGGAAGCCCCTCCCGGGGCACGTTGCCCACGGAGTCGTGAAGGCCCGCGGCGGCGAAGTTTTCCAGGTCCTCGGTGCTGGCGCTTGAGCGGACCATGAAACGGTCCGTGCCGGGAAGAAGGCCGGCCGCCCTTTCGATGATGCCAGCGGGGACCTCCAGGTTTTCCAGGATATGCCGGAGCCCTCCCAGGGCGCGTTCTCTTTCTTTCGCCGGCATCTCCGGGACGGAGCGGGAGATTTCCCTGTACCGAGCCCCCTTCCCGGCCGCTGCTATCGCCTCCTCCATGACGCCGAAGGGGAGGACCGCGCCCTTCAGGGCGCGAAACGGCGCGCCGTCCTTGCCCGCCAGCTCCAAAAGGCGGTGGGCGTTGAAAGCCTTCGCGCCTCCCGTCTCCGGCGCGACCTCCTGAAGGGGTATGACGGGGCTTTCCACGGAAAGGACGACCCCGGGCACGGAGACGGGCCCATGCATCCGTGGCTCCGCTTCTCCGCCCGTAGAGGGCTCGATGGTGACGTCCTCGGGGGATGCCTCCAGCATCACCGTCTCCCCCGAGCGGCTCTTGAGGGCCGCGAAGGCGGCCCTGTCGCCGCACGCGGCAAAGACGACGCCCTTTTGCCGGGCCCGCACCCCCAGATGGGAGAGATGGGGAAGCTCATGGCCCAGGACAAGGCCGGAGAGGCGAGCGGGGATTTCCTCGTCTCCCTCCGCCCTCTCGAGGACCGCTATCAGGGCGC
This window contains:
- a CDS encoding PEP/pyruvate-binding domain-containing protein; translated protein: MERLGRLLGVDEHAIRTFTEGDIRGNVVFQLSRLCSTLLKNVRFMGRLPLWDVLVPGRARGRLVVLKEMAQAEGQEPGALIAVLERAEGDEEIPARLSGLVLGHELPHLSHLGVRARQKGVVFAACGDRAAFAALKSRSGETVMLEASPEDVTIEPSTGGEAEPRMHGPVSVPGVVLSVESPVIPLQEVAPETGGAKAFNAHRLLELAGKDGAPFRALKGAVLPFGVMEEAIAAAGKGARYREISRSVPEMPAKERERALGGLRHILENLEVPAGIIERAAGLLPGTDRFMVRSSASTEDLENFAAAGLHDSVGNVPREGLPTAIRQVWASLWTGRAVLARKDARIPSDRVHMAVFIQPMLVPDLSFIINTVNPISGKASEMYVELVPGPGETLASARVEGSPYRMLCLRRSGEVRMLSFADMSRALFAAEGGPGRGVVDYSRVPLTTDGAYRSALGRRLLRGALLMERAFGRPQDIEGAVVGDDVYFLQSRAQQGIGGLGR